From a single Anaerolineales bacterium genomic region:
- a CDS encoding pentapeptide repeat-containing protein yields the protein MSNLTPGIGSSRTEKDNPQDRNHLTREEIKHHIELFGSKLILDDKDIQGEDLSGFNLSGASFKSTDLSNSKLTQANLRSANLSYAKMINSNFVKGSLAEANLHGVNLEGSDLSETIMRSTKMEKSNLKQTNLSKSDLSYARLDEANISNAVLIEANLNKVSAQKVDFTKSNLIKSKLEGGNFQGSIFVDAKLQNVIADKEYSSDRVNFSNAKFHNANLDSAILSFAIFTQADLSRATLISAKLNGTDFRAAQLSSVNLGAAILNSSNLSNANLNSANLSAANLEYAALENANLSNAILKQAKLKGCSLQNVNLQNAILENADLSGTNVMNANFCGANLAGAKFNGANLQGVKYDKNTIWPQGIIPSIVGAILVETK from the coding sequence ATGAGTAACCTGACACCTGGCATTGGATCATCTCGAACTGAGAAAGATAATCCTCAGGACCGTAATCACCTAACTCGCGAAGAAATCAAGCATCATATTGAATTATTTGGTTCCAAGTTGATTTTGGACGATAAGGATATCCAAGGGGAAGATCTGTCTGGATTTAATCTTTCAGGAGCAAGTTTTAAATCCACAGACCTTTCAAATTCGAAGCTAACACAAGCAAATTTACGTAGTGCAAATCTTAGCTATGCAAAAATGATAAATTCAAATTTTGTAAAAGGAAGCCTTGCCGAAGCAAATTTACACGGTGTCAATCTAGAAGGTTCCGACTTATCTGAAACAATTATGCGATCAACAAAGATGGAAAAAAGCAATCTAAAGCAAACAAATCTCTCAAAATCGGATCTAAGCTATGCAAGATTGGACGAGGCAAATATTTCAAACGCTGTTCTTATTGAAGCTAATCTTAACAAGGTATCCGCACAAAAAGTGGATTTTACAAAATCCAATCTGATCAAATCAAAATTAGAGGGTGGAAATTTTCAAGGTTCGATTTTTGTTGATGCCAAGTTGCAAAATGTGATAGCCGATAAGGAGTATTCTAGTGATAGAGTTAATTTTTCAAATGCAAAATTCCATAATGCGAATTTGGACTCCGCGATCCTTTCATTTGCTATCTTCACCCAGGCAGATTTATCAAGAGCCACATTAATTTCAGCCAAACTTAATGGCACAGACTTCAGGGCGGCTCAGTTATCATCTGTCAATCTAGGTGCTGCTATTTTAAATTCTAGCAATTTGAGCAATGCCAATTTGAATTCGGCGAATTTAAGCGCAGCAAATTTAGAATATGCTGCATTAGAAAATGCCAATCTATCAAATGCAATATTAAAACAGGCAAAATTAAAAGGGTGTTCTCTTCAAAATGTCAACTTACAAAATGCGATTCTGGAAAACGCTGACCTTAGTGGCACAAATGTCATGAATGCCAATTTTTGCGGTGCAAATTTGGCAGGTGCAAAGTTTAATGGAGCCAATTTACAGGGTGTTAAGTATGACAAAAACACTATTTGGCCACAGGGGATTATCCCTTCAATTGTAGGGGCAATTCTTGTTGAAACAAAGTAA